One window from the genome of Paraconexibacter algicola encodes:
- a CDS encoding carboxyl transferase domain-containing protein, which produces MSRVLRSTARPDEANRTAHEALLEDLRDQLARVHAGGGEVAVERHLKRGKLLARDRVERLCDRGSAFLELSPLAAHGMYDGAAPGAGIVTGIGMVSGRPCVIVANDATVKGGTYYPITVKKHLRAQEIAERNHLPAIYLVDSGGAFLPQQDEVFPDKDDFGRIFFNQAQMSAKGIPQIACVMGSCTAGGAYVPAMSDETVIVKEQGTIFLGGPPLVKAATGEEVSAEDLGGGDLHSRTSGVTDHLAADDADALHRVRSIVATLNDAPAPPWTTRDPQAPALDPDTLLDVVPPSPRTPYDVREVIARVVDGSRFHEFKEHYGETVVTGFAHVHGHPVGIVGNNGVLFGESARKAAHFVELCDQRGIPLLFLQNISGFMVGREYEAGGIARDGAKMVTAVATARVPKITVVVGGSFGAGNYGMCGRAYDPRFLFMWPNARISVMGGEQAATVLATVRRDQLAARGVEWPAEEEQQLRAGIEEQFETQGHPYYSSARLWDDGIIDPRDTRRVVALALSACAGAPVPEPTRPLYRM; this is translated from the coding sequence GTGAGCCGTGTCCTGCGCAGCACCGCCCGGCCCGACGAGGCCAACCGCACCGCCCACGAGGCGCTGCTCGAGGACCTCCGCGACCAACTCGCGCGGGTGCATGCCGGCGGGGGAGAGGTCGCCGTCGAGCGGCACCTGAAGCGCGGCAAGCTGCTCGCGCGCGACCGCGTCGAGCGGCTCTGCGACCGCGGCAGCGCGTTCCTGGAGCTCTCCCCCCTGGCCGCCCACGGCATGTACGACGGCGCCGCCCCGGGCGCCGGGATCGTCACCGGGATCGGCATGGTGTCCGGCCGGCCGTGCGTGATCGTCGCCAACGACGCGACCGTCAAGGGCGGCACCTACTACCCGATCACCGTCAAGAAGCACCTGCGCGCGCAGGAGATCGCCGAGCGCAACCACCTGCCCGCGATCTACCTCGTCGACTCCGGCGGCGCGTTCCTGCCCCAGCAGGACGAGGTCTTCCCCGACAAGGACGACTTCGGCCGGATCTTCTTCAACCAGGCGCAGATGTCCGCGAAGGGCATCCCCCAGATCGCGTGCGTGATGGGCTCGTGCACGGCGGGCGGCGCGTACGTCCCGGCGATGAGCGACGAGACCGTCATCGTCAAGGAGCAGGGCACGATCTTCCTCGGTGGCCCGCCGCTGGTGAAGGCGGCGACCGGCGAGGAGGTCTCCGCGGAGGACCTCGGCGGCGGCGACCTGCACTCGCGCACCTCCGGGGTGACCGACCACCTCGCCGCCGACGACGCGGACGCGCTGCACCGCGTGCGCTCGATCGTCGCGACGCTGAACGACGCGCCCGCCCCGCCGTGGACGACCCGCGACCCGCAGGCGCCGGCGCTGGACCCGGACACGCTGCTGGACGTCGTCCCCCCGTCCCCGCGCACCCCGTACGACGTGCGCGAGGTCATCGCGCGCGTCGTCGACGGCAGCCGCTTCCACGAGTTCAAGGAGCACTACGGCGAGACGGTCGTCACCGGGTTCGCGCACGTGCACGGCCACCCGGTCGGGATCGTCGGCAACAACGGCGTGCTGTTCGGGGAGAGCGCGCGGAAGGCCGCGCACTTCGTCGAGCTGTGCGACCAGCGCGGCATCCCGCTGCTGTTCCTGCAGAACATCTCGGGCTTCATGGTCGGCCGCGAGTACGAGGCGGGCGGCATCGCCCGCGACGGCGCGAAGATGGTCACGGCGGTCGCCACCGCGCGCGTCCCGAAGATCACGGTCGTGGTCGGCGGCTCGTTCGGCGCCGGCAACTACGGCATGTGCGGCCGCGCCTACGACCCGCGGTTCCTGTTCATGTGGCCCAACGCGCGGATCAGCGTGATGGGCGGCGAGCAGGCCGCCACCGTCCTCGCGACCGTGCGCCGCGACCAGCTCGCCGCCCGCGGCGTCGAGTGGCCGGCGGAGGAGGAGCAGCAGCTGCGCGCCGGGATCGAGGAGCAGTTCGAGACGCAGGGCCACCCCTACTACTCGTCGGCGCGGCTGTGGGACGACGGGATCATCGACCCGCGCGACACCCGCCGCGTCGTGGCGCTCGCGCTCAGCGCCTGTGCCGGCGCGCCGGTGCCGGAGCCCACGCGGCCGCTGTACCGGATGTAG
- a CDS encoding alkene reductase — protein sequence MSYPNLFSPYTHGDLSVPHRIALAPLTRNRAVGTVPGPLNAEYYAQRASAAILVTEGTQPAADGQGYLDTPGLHSDEQQAGWKLVADAVAEAGDGKLVVQLMHCGRVAHSFYTGEQPVAPSAIAAAGEVFTPEGMKPYEEPRELPTDELARIRDAYVDAARRARAAGAYGVELHAANGYLLHQFLASGTNQRTDGYGTDVAGRVRFVVEVVKAVVAEIGERHVGIRVSPGHQFNDMSEADARETYDALYAELAALDLLYVHVLDTSSIVGYDVLEQARKAYPGTLMVNEGFTQEWDVDGADALIADGKADLVAYGRRFLANPDLPARLEAGAELNEPDDSTFYQGGPKGYTDYPTLANA from the coding sequence ATGTCCTACCCGAACCTCTTCTCCCCGTACACGCACGGCGACCTCTCGGTCCCGCACCGGATCGCCCTCGCGCCGCTGACCCGCAACCGCGCCGTCGGCACCGTCCCCGGCCCCCTCAACGCCGAGTACTACGCGCAGCGCGCCAGCGCCGCGATCCTCGTCACCGAGGGCACGCAGCCCGCCGCCGACGGGCAGGGCTACCTCGACACGCCGGGCCTGCACTCCGACGAGCAGCAGGCGGGCTGGAAGCTCGTCGCCGACGCGGTCGCCGAGGCGGGCGACGGCAAGCTCGTCGTCCAGCTGATGCACTGCGGGCGCGTCGCGCACTCCTTCTACACCGGTGAGCAGCCCGTCGCCCCGTCCGCGATCGCGGCCGCCGGGGAGGTCTTCACGCCCGAGGGCATGAAGCCCTACGAGGAGCCCCGCGAGCTGCCGACCGACGAGCTCGCCCGCATCCGCGACGCGTACGTCGACGCCGCCCGCCGCGCCCGCGCCGCCGGCGCCTACGGCGTCGAGCTGCACGCCGCCAACGGCTACCTGCTGCACCAGTTCCTCGCCTCCGGGACCAACCAGCGCACCGACGGCTACGGCACCGACGTCGCCGGCCGCGTCCGCTTCGTCGTCGAGGTCGTCAAGGCCGTCGTCGCCGAGATCGGGGAGCGCCACGTCGGCATCCGCGTCTCGCCCGGGCACCAGTTCAACGACATGAGCGAGGCCGACGCGCGCGAGACCTACGACGCGCTCTACGCGGAGCTCGCCGCGCTCGACCTCCTCTACGTGCACGTGCTCGACACGTCCTCGATCGTCGGCTACGACGTCCTCGAGCAGGCCCGCAAGGCCTACCCGGGCACGCTGATGGTCAACGAGGGCTTCACCCAGGAGTGGGACGTCGACGGCGCCGACGCGCTGATCGCCGACGGCAAGGCCGACCTCGTCGCCTACGGGCGCCGCTTCCTCGCCAACCCCGACCTGCCCGCCCGTCTCGAGGCCGGCGCCGAGCTCAACGAGCCCGACGACTCGACCTTCTACCAGGGCGGCCCGAAGGGCTACACCGACTACCCGACGCTCGCGAACGCCTGA